From the genome of Drosophila subpulchrella strain 33 F10 #4 breed RU33 unplaced genomic scaffold, RU_Dsub_v1.1 Primary Assembly Seq19, whole genome shotgun sequence, one region includes:
- the LOC119559256 gene encoding histone H2A, with amino-acid sequence MSGRGKGGKVKGKAKSRSNRAGLQFPVGRIHRLLRKGNYAERVGAGAPVYLAAVMEYLAAEVLELAGNAARDNKKTRIIPRHLQLAIRNDEELNKLLSGVTIAQGGVLPNIQAVLLPKKTEKKA; translated from the coding sequence atgtctgGTCGTGgaaaaggtggcaaagtgaagGGAAAGGCAAAGTCCCGCTCTAACCGTGCCGGTCTTCAGTTCCCAGTGGGCCGTATTCACCGTTTGCTCCGCAAGGGCAACTATGCCGAGCGAGTTGGGGCCGGCGCTCCAGTTTACCTGGCTGCTGTGATGGAATATCTGGCCGCTGAGGTTCTCGAATTGGCTGGCAATGCTGCTCGTGACAACAAGAAGACTAGGATTATTCCTCGTCATCTGCAGCTGGCCATCCGCAACGACGAGGAGTTGAACAAACTACTCTCCGGCGTCACCATTGCCCAGGGTGGAGTGTTGCCCAACATCCAGGCTGTTCTGTTGCCCAAGAAGACCGAGAAGAAGGCTTAA
- the LOC119559222 gene encoding histone H2B, producing MSIMNSFVNDIFERIAAEASRLAHYNKRSTITSREIQTAVRLLLPGELAKHAVSEGTKAVTKYTSSK from the coding sequence ATGAGCATCATGAACAGCTTTGTGAATGATATCTTCGAGCGCATTGCTGCCGAGGCGTCTCGTCTGGCTCACTACAACAAGCGCTCGACCATAACCAGTCGGGAGATCCAAACGGCTGTTCGCCTGCTCCTGCCCGGAGAGTTGGCCAAGCACGCCGTCAGTGAGGGAACCAAGGCTGTCACCAAGTACACCAGCTCCAAGTAA
- the LOC119559218 gene encoding histone H1-like, producing MSDSAVATSASPVAAPSVSVEKKVATKKASGSAAPKVKRAAAPPSHPPTQQMVDASIKNLKERGGSSLLAIKKYITATYKCDAQKLAPFIKKYLKSAVVNGKLIQTKGKGASGSFKLSASAKKDPKPKPASAEKKVKSKKVAVKKTGSTAKKAAAGADEKKPKAKKAVTTKKTAEKKKTEKAKAKDAKKTGTVKAKPTAAKAKSIAAKPKAAKAPKAKPAASAKPKKAVKKAAAPATAKKPKAKTTAAKK from the coding sequence atgtctgattcTGCAGTTGCAACGTCCGCTTCCCCAGTGGCTGCCCCGTCAGTGTCAGTTGAGAAGAAGGTGGCCACCAAGAAGGCATCTGGATCCGCTGCCCCAAAGGTGAAAAGGGCTGCTGCCCCGCCATCGCATCCGccaactcaacaaatggtgGACGCATCCATCAAGAATTTGAAGGAACGTGGCGGCTCATCGCTTCTGGCAATTAAGAAATACATCACTGCCACCTATAAATGCGATGCCCAGAAGCTGGCTCCATTCATCAAGAAATACTTGAAATCCGCCGTGGTCAATGGAAAGCTGATCCAAACCAAGGGAAAAGGGGCGTCTGGCTCATTTAAACTGTCGGCCTCCGCCAAGAAGGATCCGAAGCCGAAGCCTGCGTCTGCTGAGAAGAAGGTGAAAAGCAAGAAGGTAGCCGTCAAGAAGACCGGATCCACCGCCAAGAAAGCTGCCGCCGGAGCTGACGAGAAGAAGCCCAAGGCTAAGAAGGCTGTTACCACCAAAAAGACCGCAGAGAAGaagaaaaccgaaaaggcAAAGGCCAAGGATGCCAAGAAAACTGGAACCGTAAAGGCGAAGCCAACAGCAGCGAAGGCCAAGTCGATCGCAGCGAAGCCAAAGGCGGCGAAAGCACCAAAGGCCAAGCCAGCGGCGTCTGCTAAGCCCAAAAAGGCGGTGAAAAAAGCAGCTGCTCCTGCTACCGCTAAAAAGCCGAAAGCCAAGACTACGGCTGCCAAGAAGTAA
- the LOC119559221 gene encoding histone H4, whose protein sequence is MTGRGKGGKGLGKGGAKRHRKVLRDNIQGITKPAIRRLARRGGVKRISGLIYEETRGVLKVFLENVIRDAVTYTEHAKRKTVTAMDVVYALKRQGRTLYGFGG, encoded by the coding sequence ATGACTGGTCGCGGTAAAGGAGGCAAAGGCTTGGGAAAAGGAGGCGCCAAGCGTCATCGCAAAGTGCTGCGAGATAACATCCAGGGTATCACTAAGCCAGCAATCCGCCGTTTGGCTCGTCGCGGCGGTGTGAAGCGCATCTCGGGACTCATTTACGAGGAAACACGTGGCGTTCTGAAGGTGTTCTTGGAGAACGTTATCCGCGATGCCGTCACCTACACCGAACACGCCAAGAGGAAGACTGTCACAGCCATGGATGTTGTGTACGCTCTGAAGAGGCAAGGCCGCACCCTGTACGGCTTCGGCGGTTAA
- the LOC119559239 gene encoding histone H1-like, with amino-acid sequence MVDASIKNLKERGGSSLLAIKKYITATYKCDAQKLAPFIKKYLKSAVVNGKLIQTKGKGASGSFKLSASAKKDPKPKPASAEKKVKSKKVAVKKTGSTAKKAAAGADEKKPKAKKAVTTKKTAEKKKTEKAKAKDAKKTGTVKAKPTAAKAKSIAAKPKAAKAPKAKPAASAKPKKAVKKAAAPATAKKPKAKTTAAKK; translated from the coding sequence atggtgGACGCATCCATCAAGAATTTGAAGGAACGTGGCGGCTCATCGCTTCTGGCAATTAAGAAATACATCACTGCCACCTATAAATGCGATGCCCAGAAGCTGGCTCCATTCATCAAGAAATACTTGAAATCCGCCGTGGTCAATGGAAAGCTGATCCAAACCAAGGGAAAAGGGGCGTCTGGCTCATTTAAACTGTCGGCCTCCGCCAAGAAGGATCCGAAGCCGAAGCCTGCGTCTGCTGAGAAGAAGGTGAAAAGCAAGAAGGTAGCCGTCAAGAAGACCGGATCCACCGCCAAGAAAGCTGCCGCCGGAGCTGACGAGAAGAAGCCCAAGGCTAAGAAGGCTGTTACCACCAAAAAGACCGCAGAGAAGaagaaaaccgaaaaggcAAAGGCCAAGGATGCCAAGAAAACTGGAACCGTAAAGGCGAAGCCAACAGCAGCGAAGGCCAAGTCGATCGCAGCGAAGCCAAAGGCGGCGAAAGCACCAAAGGCCAAGCCAGCGGCGTCTGCTAAGCCCAAAAAGGCGGTGAAAAAAGCAGCTGCTCCTGCTACCGCTAAAAAGCCGAAAGCCAAGACTACGGCTGCCAAGAAGTAA